One genomic window of Pecten maximus chromosome 3, xPecMax1.1, whole genome shotgun sequence includes the following:
- the LOC117322658 gene encoding uncharacterized protein LOC117322658 — protein sequence MQIDGLSATARKIDEVHFSLEKESKQTWYDVCPRCKEKVNKYNITQYRDVECQTENNENPLTKALLDGLNGRLTFRLCVPEESGSDLEQWCLTPYLSTGCERQGTGRILHTHFTDDSSTQQCNELKQAVESEKETISSDVNAVTDSLKGIFPKLPEEIQKLEDTIESKDKELWKLKEKNNTLKKEVEALQSERKTLRKENGTLKAYRRIECL from the exons ATGCAAATTGATGGTCTGTCTGCAACTGCAAGGAAGATCGATGAAGTCCATTTCAGTTTAGAAAAAGAGAGTAAACAAACGTGGTATGATGTTTGTCCGAGATGTAAAGAGAAggtaaacaaatataacattacacagtatCGAGACGTAGAATGTCAAACAGAAAACAACGAAAATCCTTTAACAAAGGCGCTACTGGATGGTTTAAACGGACGTCTAACTTTTCGTCTGTGTGTACCTGAAGAATCCGGATCAGATCTTGAGCAGTGGTGCTTGACACCATATCTGTCAACTGGTTGTGAGAGACAGGGTACTGGCCGAATATTACATACACACTTTACAGACGATTCATCAACTCAGCAATGTAACGAACTGAAACAGGCTGTTGAAAGCG AGAAGGAAACCATTTCATCGGACGTGAATGCAGTGACTGATAGTTTGAAAGGAATCTTCCCAAAGCTTCCTGAAGAAATCCAGAAATTGGAAGATACGATTG AAAGCAAAGACAAAGAACTGTGGAAGCTTAAAGAAAAGAATAATACATTGAAAAAGGAAGTTGAAGCCCTTCAGTCGGAACGAAAAACCTTGCGTAAGGAAAATGGAACACTAAAGGCCTACCGAAGAATTGAATG CCTGTAA